Proteins encoded within one genomic window of Bactrocera dorsalis isolate Fly_Bdor unplaced genomic scaffold, ASM2337382v1 BdCtg012, whole genome shotgun sequence:
- the LOC105228157 gene encoding solute carrier family 12 member 6 isoform X2: MSIKSVQNKSLEMEIGTHSEKENKDPCDNTQVEKNNEKSNIDANLYLYDDELDTRPHVSTFISSLANYENTIPSATDPDSKTAAPAARMGTLIGVFLPCIQNIFGVILFIRLTWVVGTAGAVCGFLIVLTCCCVTMLTAISMSAIATNGVVPAGGSYFMISRSLGPEFGGAVGMLFYTGTTLAAAMYIVGAVEIVLTYMAPWASIFGDFTKDPDAMYNNFRVYGTLLLLIMGLIVFLGVKFVNKFAAVALACVIFSIIAVYIGIFDNIHGNEKLYMCVLGKRLLKDIPIDNCTKSDTLLSDLFCNDNGCDEYYTNNNVTKVKGIKGLASGVFYENLLPSFLEKGQLIAYGKNTVDIENMGPSTYNQIMADITTSFTLLIGIFFPSVTGIMAGSNRSGDLADAQKSIPIGTICAILTTSTVYLSSVMLFAGTVDNLLLRDKFGQSIGGKLVVANIAWPNQWVILVGSFLSTLGAGLQSLTGAPRLLQAIARDEIIPFLSPFAVSSKRGEPTRALLLTIVICQCGILLGNVDLLAPLLSMFFLMCYGFVNLACAVQTLLRTPNWRPRFKFYHWGLSLVGLTLCISIMFMTSWYFALIAMGMAIVIYKYIEYRGAEKEWGDGIRGMALTAARYSLLRLEEGPPHTKNWRPQILVLSKFNDNFMPKYRKIFAFATQLKAGKGLTICVSVIQGDHHKITNRAVDAKAALRKLMDDEKVKGFCDVLVSRDIGEGLSSVIQTIGLGGMKPNTVIIGWPYSWRQEGKQSWKTFIQTVRTVAACHMALLVPKGINFFPESNHKIGGNIDIWWIVHDGGLLMLLPFLLKQHRTWRNCKLRIFTVAQMEDNSIQMKKDLKTFLYHLRIEADVEVVEMMNSDISAYTYERTLMMEQRNQMLRELRLNKKENSKIVQTLVDFKETTGDDKLPLVQTIVDHHHDATKTSSKVRFADPTVNVEEKHENEADGDEKAKSKEAETDSLDAKLDNGSTLHTVEKGQSEDEKPEKNILGGNSNTTLKPDEINVRRMHTAVKLNEVIVNKSQDAQLVIMNLPGPPRESKIDRESNYMEFLEVLTEGLEKVLMVRGGGREVITIYS, from the exons ATGTCTATTAAAAGTGTGCAAAATAAATCTTTGGAAATGGAAATCGGCACCCATAGTGAGAAGGAAAATAAAG ATCCTTGCGATAATACTCAAGTAGAGAAAAATAACGAGAAATCAAACATCGATGCCAACTTATACCTTTATGACGATGAATTGGACACCAGACCACACGTATCAACATTTATATCTTCACTCGCCAATTATGAAAACACCATACCATCAGCAACTGACCCGGATTCGAAAACGGCTGCACCTGCAGCTCGTATGG GTACATTAATCGGAGTTTTCTTGCCAtgtattcaaaacatttttggtGTTATCCTGTTTATTCGACTTACGTGGGTAGTGGGAACCGCTGGTGCAGTATGTGGATTTTTAATAGTATTAACATGTTGTTGCGTG ACCATGTTAACAGCAATCTCCATGTCAGCAATCGCTACAAATGGAGTGGTGCCTGCCGGTGGAAGCTATTTCATGATTTCGag aTCGTTGGGACCAGAATTCGGTGGCGCGGTGGGAATGTTATTTTATACCGGAACTACGCTGGCAGCTGCTATGTACATTGTGGGTGCTGTAGAAATCGTACTG ACTTATATGGCGCCGTGGGCATCAATATTTGGCGATTTCACCAAGGATCCAGATGCAATGTATAATAACTTCAGAGTTTACGGAACACTGCTTTTGCTTATTATGG gtttgattgtgtttttgggtgtaaagtttgtaaataaattcgCAGCGGTTGCTCTAGCATGTGTAATATTCTCTATAATAGCGGTGTATATTGGAATATTTGACAATATTCACGGAAACGAAAAACTTTA tATGTGTGTCCTTGGAAAGCGGTTACTTAAAGATATTCCCATAGATAATTGTACTAAAAGTGATACACTCTTGTCGGACCTGTTTTGCAATGATAATGGGTGTGATGAATATTACACAA ATAATAATGTTACCAAAGTCAAAGGTATCAAGGGTCTTGCTAGTGGCGTGTTCTATGAGAACTTATTACCATCATTTTTGGAA AAAGGTCAACTTATAGCTTATGGCAAAAATACAGTTGATATTGAAAATATGGGACCATCTACTTACAATCAGATAATGGCTGATATAACGACTTCGTTTACATTGCTTATTGGAATATTTTTCCCATCAGTAACAG gCATAATGGCGGGATCTAATAGGTCTGGAGATTTAGCGGATGCTCAAAAAAGTATCCCGATAGGAACTATTTGCGCTATTTTAACAACAAGTACTGTATATTTATCAAGTGTCATGTTATTTGCGGGAACCGTGGATAATCTTCTCTTACGAGACAA ATTCGGACAATCGATAGGTGGTAAACTAGTAGTTGCAAATATAGCATGGCCAAATCAATGGGTAATATTGGTTGGCTCATTCTTATCGACACTTGGTGCTGGATTACAAAGTTTAACTGGGGCACCTCGTCTACTACAGGCCATAGCAAGAGATGAAATCATTCCATTTTTATCACCGTTTGCGGTTTCTTCTAAACGTGGCGAACCTACAAGAGCCTTGCTTTTAACAATTGTTATATGTCAGTGCGGAATATTATTGG GTAACGTTGATCTACTGGCACCTTTATTATCTATGTTTTTCCTTATGTGTTACGGATTTGTGAATCTTGCTTGCGCTGTACAAACTTTGTTACGAACACCAAACTGGAGGCCACGATTCAAATTTTATCATTGGGGATTGTCATTAGTTGGGTTGACTTTGTGCATATCAATAATGTTTATGACATCGTGGTACTTTGCCTTGATTGCGATGGGAATGGcaatagttatatataaatatattgaatatcgTGG agcCGAAAAAGAATGGGGAGATGGAATCAGAGGAATGGCATTAACAGCTGCCAGATATTCGCTATTACGCTTAGAGGAAGGTCCACCACACACCAAAAACTGGCGCCCACAAATTTTAGTGCTGTCAAAATTCAATGACAACTTCATGCCGaaatacagaaaaatatttgcttttgcaactcAACTTAAAGCTGGGAAAGGCTTAACAATATGTGTATCGGTTATTCAGGGTGATCatcataaaattacaaatagaGCTGTGGATGCCAAAGCGGCTTTGAGAAAATTAATGGACGATGAAAAAGTGAAAGGTTTCTGTGATGTATTGGTTTCACGAGATATAGGGGAGGGTTTAAGTTCtgt aattcaGACAATAGGCCTTGGAGGTATGAAGCCAAATACAGTTATAATTGGGTGGCCCTATAGTTGGAGACAAGAGGGTAAACAAAGTTGGAAAACATTTATACAAACCGTTCGAACAGTAGCTGCCTGCCATATGGCCCTACTAGTTCCAAAGGGAATAAATTTCTTCCCAGAATCTAATCATAAG ATTGGAGGCAATATTGATATTTGGTGGATTGTACATGATGGAGGTCTCCTTATGTTATTACCTTTTCTGTTGAAACAGCATCGTACTTGGAGAAACTGCAAATTGAGAATTTTTACAGTCGCACAAATGGAGGATAATTCAATTCAGATGAAAAAAGACTTAAAAACTTTTCTATATCACTTACGAATTGAGGCCGACGTGGAGGTTGTGGAAATG ATGAACAGTGATAtatctgcatatacatatgagaGAACATTGATGATGGAACAGAGAAACCAAATGTTGAGGGAACTGCgtttgaataaaaaagaaaactctAAAATA GTACAGACTCTAGTGGATTTTAAGGAAACCACCGGGGATGATAAGTTACCTTTG GTTCAGACAATTGTTGATCATCATCATGATGCAACGAAGACCTCTTCAAAAGTTCGGTTTGCAGATCCAACCGTTAATGTAGAAGAAAAACATGAAAAC GAGGCCGATGGGGATGAAAAAGCGAAGTCAAAAGAGGCTGAAACCGACTCACTAGATGCTAAATTGGATAATGGATCCACACTACATACTGTAGAAAAAGGACAAAGTGAAGACGAAAAgcctgaaaaaaatattttaggcggAAATTCGAACACAACCTTGAAACC tgatGAAATTAATGTTCGCCGAATGCACACGGCAGTTAAGCTAAACGAGGTTATTGTAAATAAATCACAAGATGCCCAACTTGTCATAATGAATTTACCTGGACCTCCGCGGGAATCTAAAATCGATCGTGAAAGCAATT ATATGGAATTTTTAGAGGTGCTTACTGAGGGTCTAGAAAAGGTATTAATGGTGCGGGGAGGAGGTCGCGAAGTAATAACAATATATTCTTAa